A stretch of the Janthinobacterium sp. B9-8 genome encodes the following:
- a CDS encoding TonB-dependent receptor plug domain-containing protein: protein MKFPIKALALAIASISCVSTAFAEDAPTPNKVQRVEVTGSSIKRIVKEGALPVQQITKEEIARSGATNVAELLQNIPAMQGFQVAATAAGTNSGGSVYASLHDIGQLYTLVLLNGRRIAPQGSGSTVNLNAIPMSALERIEVLTDGASAIYGSDAIAGVINFITKKNLQGGQIEGTYNAPQQSGGGSSWDTSFTYGFGNLDENNFNALITYRHDEQAPLKAKDRDFAKTSYLPVSHNGKNYIFDKTSPSSIPANATVQFNDAKTNPNKTFNPGLLKTGNCGELNFPSLSTKDSCGFDFVNTIEIYPESKRDTLFVNGKLKVNDNLQFFGDIALSRYDLTARIAPNAVSVTIDKNSAYYKNSIAPFLSTSQAADVKKISATYRMYDWGTRDSQTLTDSNHFVAGAEGDLNGWSWNTALTWSRNELEERYVGGYVKDTEFRDMLKNGSFDPFAPIGTQSDATKQLIKNSLFNGSVRTASTTLQGVDAKVSSELFTLPSGAVSLGLGADYRDYRYEQTPLANGKLYAFNDIPAYDMHRATYGVFAELLMPVIKDLEISAALRYDSINKIDNGITGTTMGEDMAASTYKLSARYQPTKSFLIRGSIGTGFKAPDMLDIAQPLVAFGVTQTNECPFPGTTYCKPATMAAYDMLKGGNQALKPEESEQYTIGFRFEPISNFSFGADLWDVTITNQVSAVSQELAFSNPAKYANLFTPNPEAGTGDMYWAFKNMSMNIGQSHTQGVDWDFNGNYKFDFGTLSGTLSGTYLIDSSYTRPGTDNDWTDSLGHTGENNAVSFRNIIKLTTALRTGAFNNSVAINFRSGYGDTEASVRNLATGKNELITLDVPSYTTMDWQGTYNINKAFEIRAGVKNILNTEPPMSLRTGNGHQNGYDPRYTDPMMRSFYMSGSYKF from the coding sequence ATGAAATTCCCAATCAAAGCCTTAGCATTAGCTATCGCCAGTATCAGCTGTGTTTCTACAGCTTTTGCTGAAGATGCCCCAACACCCAATAAAGTTCAACGCGTAGAAGTAACGGGTTCAAGTATTAAACGCATCGTTAAAGAAGGCGCTTTACCCGTTCAGCAAATTACTAAAGAAGAAATTGCTCGTTCAGGCGCTACCAACGTTGCCGAATTACTGCAAAATATCCCTGCCATGCAAGGCTTTCAGGTTGCTGCTACAGCGGCAGGTACAAACTCCGGAGGTAGCGTCTATGCATCACTGCACGATATTGGCCAGCTATACACCTTAGTATTACTGAATGGCCGCCGAATTGCGCCACAAGGCTCAGGCAGCACCGTAAATTTAAACGCCATTCCAATGAGCGCACTTGAACGCATCGAAGTGCTTACTGATGGTGCATCGGCGATTTACGGTTCTGATGCTATTGCCGGCGTTATTAACTTTATTACTAAAAAAAATCTGCAAGGCGGTCAAATAGAAGGCACCTACAATGCTCCGCAGCAATCAGGCGGGGGCTCTTCTTGGGATACTTCATTCACCTATGGCTTTGGCAATTTGGACGAAAATAACTTCAATGCTTTGATTACCTATCGCCATGATGAACAAGCACCATTAAAAGCGAAAGATCGTGACTTTGCTAAAACATCATATTTGCCAGTAAGCCATAACGGCAAAAACTATATCTTTGATAAAACCAGCCCATCATCAATACCAGCCAATGCCACAGTTCAATTTAATGATGCAAAAACGAATCCAAATAAGACATTTAATCCGGGTCTGCTTAAAACAGGTAATTGTGGCGAGTTGAATTTCCCAAGCTTAAGCACTAAAGACTCCTGTGGCTTTGATTTTGTTAATACAATTGAAATCTACCCAGAATCAAAACGTGACACTCTGTTTGTCAATGGCAAACTGAAAGTTAACGACAACCTACAGTTCTTTGGTGATATCGCCTTATCGCGTTATGACTTAACTGCCCGCATTGCCCCCAATGCAGTATCTGTCACCATTGATAAAAACTCTGCCTACTACAAAAACTCAATTGCACCTTTTTTAAGTACGTCACAAGCTGCAGATGTAAAAAAAATCTCCGCCACCTATCGTATGTACGACTGGGGCACGCGTGATAGTCAAACTCTGACTGATTCCAATCACTTTGTAGCCGGTGCCGAGGGCGATTTAAATGGCTGGAGCTGGAACACCGCATTAACTTGGTCTAGGAATGAGTTAGAAGAGCGCTATGTCGGCGGCTATGTGAAGGACACTGAATTCCGCGACATGCTAAAAAATGGCTCATTTGACCCATTCGCTCCAATTGGCACCCAATCAGACGCGACAAAGCAACTGATCAAGAATTCACTTTTCAATGGCTCGGTTCGTACAGCATCCACCACACTACAAGGCGTGGATGCAAAAGTCTCTAGTGAGCTATTCACACTTCCAAGTGGAGCAGTCAGCTTAGGTTTAGGAGCTGATTATCGTGATTACCGTTATGAACAAACGCCATTGGCAAACGGTAAACTTTACGCCTTTAACGATATTCCAGCCTACGACATGCATCGCGCCACCTATGGTGTATTTGCGGAATTACTCATGCCCGTGATTAAAGATCTAGAAATTAGCGCCGCATTGCGTTACGACAGTATAAATAAAATTGATAACGGCATTACTGGTACAACCATGGGCGAAGACATGGCCGCGAGCACATACAAATTATCTGCTCGCTACCAACCAACTAAATCTTTCTTAATTCGTGGCTCGATTGGTACCGGCTTTAAAGCACCCGATATGCTAGACATTGCTCAGCCGCTCGTTGCTTTTGGAGTAACACAAACTAACGAATGCCCCTTCCCGGGCACCACATATTGCAAACCAGCTACCATGGCTGCATACGATATGCTTAAAGGCGGCAATCAAGCTCTGAAACCTGAAGAATCAGAACAATACACAATTGGTTTCCGCTTTGAGCCAATTTCCAACTTCTCATTTGGTGCAGACTTATGGGATGTAACAATCACCAACCAAGTTTCGGCCGTAAGTCAAGAATTGGCTTTTAGCAATCCTGCCAAATACGCTAATTTATTTACGCCAAATCCTGAAGCAGGTACTGGCGATATGTACTGGGCATTTAAGAATATGTCTATGAATATTGGACAATCACACACACAAGGGGTTGACTGGGATTTCAACGGTAATTACAAATTTGACTTTGGTACACTTAGCGGCACACTCTCAGGAACTTACTTAATCGACTCATCTTACACTCGCCCAGGTACAGATAATGATTGGACGGATAGTCTAGGCCATACGGGTGAAAACAATGCGGTATCTTTCCGTAATATCATTAAATTAACCACCGCCTTAAGAACGGGCGCATTTAATAACTCAGTGGCGATCAATTTCCGTTCAGGCTATGGCGATACAGAAGCATCCGTACGTAATCTAGCCACAGGCAAAAATGAGTTGATCACACTAGATGTTCCTTCCTATACCACTATGGATTGGCAAGGTACTTACAACATTAACAAAGCATTTGAAATCCGCGCGGGTGTTAAAAACATCTTAAATACAGAACCACCAATGAGTTTGCGTACAGGTAACGGCCATCAAAATGGCTATGACCCACGCTATACAGACCCAATGATGCGTTCTTTCTATATGAGCGGTAGCTACAAATTCTAA
- a CDS encoding family 20 glycosylhydrolase, whose protein sequence is MTQPAGAHIQLKWECLTNHYEGDHFLAELTITNLSDVALSGQDWAIYFNTCRKIKPETVQGGVVMEHVNGDVSRFIPAADFAGLPAGASMVVRYQGIFWVINETDAPLGFYIVYGNAVADAIGDPEIVPFSRPEQCNRNLVDAVPLMTAALRFAENQALTLLPGDAVGKITPTPLEARWDAGQYLITHTTLIVYGEALAQEAAFLRAALRDVSGVELQRASRGAGITLQVAKVDVPQSGAPLEAYSLEISAAGIVITGASAAGVMNGIQSLRQLLPVGSYLNPLASLAVPFGYVIDAPRFAYRGMQLDVGRNFSSKETVLRLLDCMALYKLNKFHFHLTDDEGWRLEIPSLPELTEIGSLRGFSPNEESSLLPSFGSGAVVQGSAGTGFYSRADFIEILQFATARHIEVIPEIDVPGHARAAIKAMELRYERFKAAGDLAGAEEYLLSDFNDQSKYESVQLWHDNVMCIGQESCYRFIETVLVDMKAMFAEAGAPLTTMHTGGDEVPHGAWEGSPVCQAFMQAQGMASIQALQNYFLARYRTLLQKHNLVFGGWEEIALSKQDGKHGPNPEFVDAKFQPYVWNNVWGWGQEDFAYQLANAGYQVVLSNVTNLYFDLSYAKDPQEPGYYWGGFIETRGAYEFCPLDIYTTATVDLFGNSLNADSLAKMQRLTAEGTKNILGMQGQLWGENTRSQERVEYLAMPRVIALAERAWAVDPGWTNMSDVAARAAKMDADWNQFANRLGQRDMPRLDGFLGGYGYRIPLPGVKRESGKVALNISAPGLALRYTLDGSDPTAESALYTEPFAAEETVKAASFSRTGRKSRTVVA, encoded by the coding sequence ATGACGCAGCCAGCGGGTGCACATATACAGTTGAAGTGGGAATGCCTGACTAATCATTACGAAGGCGATCACTTTTTAGCCGAGCTGACGATTACTAATCTGTCTGATGTGGCTTTAAGCGGGCAAGATTGGGCGATTTACTTCAATACCTGCCGCAAGATTAAGCCAGAGACGGTGCAAGGCGGCGTGGTGATGGAGCATGTAAACGGCGACGTTTCGCGCTTTATTCCCGCTGCAGATTTTGCGGGCCTGCCTGCTGGCGCTTCGATGGTGGTTCGCTATCAGGGGATCTTCTGGGTGATTAACGAAACCGACGCGCCACTGGGCTTTTATATTGTTTATGGCAATGCGGTGGCGGATGCGATTGGCGATCCAGAGATCGTGCCCTTTAGTCGTCCAGAGCAATGTAATCGTAATTTAGTAGATGCCGTGCCTTTGATGACAGCCGCATTACGCTTTGCAGAGAACCAGGCACTCACGCTATTGCCTGGTGATGCTGTTGGCAAGATTACGCCAACGCCGCTCGAGGCGCGTTGGGATGCAGGTCAGTACCTTATTACTCATACGACTTTGATTGTGTATGGCGAGGCGCTTGCTCAAGAAGCAGCCTTCTTGCGTGCTGCTCTGCGCGATGTATCGGGCGTGGAATTACAAAGAGCCAGCCGTGGCGCTGGGATTACTTTGCAAGTGGCTAAGGTGGATGTACCCCAGAGTGGCGCGCCGCTAGAGGCTTATAGCTTAGAAATTAGCGCAGCAGGGATTGTGATTACCGGCGCAAGTGCGGCAGGTGTGATGAATGGGATTCAATCGCTGCGTCAGCTTTTACCAGTAGGCAGCTATCTTAATCCGCTGGCTAGCTTGGCTGTGCCTTTCGGCTATGTGATCGATGCACCCCGTTTTGCTTATCGTGGCATGCAGCTGGATGTGGGGCGTAATTTCTCTAGCAAGGAAACCGTGCTGCGTCTTTTAGACTGCATGGCTCTATATAAACTGAATAAATTTCACTTTCATTTAACCGATGATGAAGGCTGGCGTTTAGAGATTCCATCTTTGCCCGAGCTAACCGAAATCGGCTCCTTGCGTGGCTTTAGTCCTAATGAAGAAAGTAGCCTGCTGCCAAGCTTTGGCTCTGGTGCTGTGGTGCAAGGCTCGGCGGGAACTGGCTTTTATAGCCGTGCCGATTTTATTGAAATCCTGCAATTTGCTACCGCCCGCCATATCGAAGTGATCCCAGAAATCGACGTGCCAGGCCATGCCCGCGCCGCAATCAAGGCGATGGAATTGCGCTATGAGCGCTTTAAAGCGGCTGGCGATTTGGCGGGGGCAGAAGAATATCTGCTTAGCGATTTCAACGATCAATCCAAGTATGAGTCGGTGCAGCTGTGGCACGACAATGTGATGTGCATCGGCCAGGAATCTTGCTATCGCTTTATTGAAACGGTGCTGGTGGATATGAAGGCGATGTTTGCCGAGGCAGGCGCTCCGCTCACCACCATGCATACCGGCGGTGATGAAGTGCCGCATGGTGCTTGGGAAGGCTCGCCTGTTTGCCAGGCGTTTATGCAGGCGCAGGGTATGGCTTCTATTCAAGCGCTGCAAAATTACTTTTTGGCCCGTTATCGCACGCTACTACAAAAGCACAATTTGGTATTCGGTGGCTGGGAAGAGATTGCCCTATCCAAGCAAGACGGCAAGCATGGCCCGAATCCGGAGTTTGTCGATGCCAAATTCCAGCCTTATGTTTGGAATAATGTCTGGGGCTGGGGGCAGGAAGATTTTGCTTATCAGCTAGCCAATGCGGGCTATCAAGTGGTGCTATCGAATGTGACTAATCTGTATTTCGATTTGTCCTACGCCAAAGATCCGCAAGAGCCGGGTTATTACTGGGGTGGCTTTATTGAAACGCGTGGCGCTTATGAATTCTGCCCGCTGGATATTTACACTACCGCCACGGTTGATCTGTTTGGCAATTCGCTTAATGCGGATAGCCTTGCCAAAATGCAGCGTCTCACGGCAGAGGGTACTAAAAATATCTTGGGGATGCAGGGCCAGCTTTGGGGCGAAAATACACGCAGCCAGGAGCGGGTTGAATATTTGGCGATGCCGCGAGTGATTGCCTTGGCAGAGCGCGCTTGGGCCGTTGATCCGGGCTGGACCAATATGAGCGACGTGGCTGCACGGGCTGCAAAAATGGATGCAGATTGGAACCAGTTTGCTAACCGCTTAGGCCAACGCGACATGCCACGCTTGGATGGTTTTCTAGGTGGCTACGGCTACCGCATTCCACTGCCGGGTGTGAAGCGAGAGAGCGGCAAGGTTGCGCTGAATATATCCGCGCCGGGCTTGGCTTTGCGCTACACCTTGGATGGTAGTGATCCTACTGCTGAGTCAGCTCTTTATACCGAGCCTTTTGCCGCCGAGGAAACGGTAAAAGCCGCCAGTTTTAGTCGTACAGGGCGTAAGAGCAGGACGGTAGTGGCTTAA